From the genome of Gemmatimonadota bacterium:
GGATAGTACTTCTTCGTGGGATAGGTGAGGCCGGTGTAGGCCTCCCGCGCATACTCCAGCACGGTGACGACCGCCCCTGATGCCGCGACCCCGGGGAGGCTCTCGATCTCGGCGACCGCGCTCTCCAGTGTCTCACCGCGCGTAAGGCGACGGTCGAGATGGATGGTGCAACTGTCGGCCACGGCGCACAGCGAAGGCGAAGTGGAACGGATGTCGGAAATGGTCACGGTGCCTTTGCCGAGAAAGGGGTCCGCGGTCGCGGCAAGATCCTCGTTCAGCTTCTCGATGTCCGCGATGATCGGCGCCATGTGGTACACCGCGTTCACCCCGCGTTCCGGCGCGGACCCGTGGCAGGAAAGGCCCTGAGTGCGAACTTCCATCTCCATTCTGCCCCGATGCCCGCGGTACACACCCAGCAGCGTGGGTTCCGTGATCACCACGACCTCCGGCTCCAGCACTTTCTCGCGGAGAATGTACTGCCAGCAGAGTCCGTCGCAGTCCTCTTCCAGCACCGTGCCGGTAATCCACAACTGGTAGTCGCCGTCCAGACCGAGTTCGCGGATGATCCGCGCCCCGTGGACCATGGAGGCCATTCCGCCTTCCTGATCTCCCGCCCCGCGTCCATAGACCGTGCCATCGCGAAGCTCCCCCCGGTAGGGATCGCGCGTCCATGTGGAGGGATCTCCCACGCCGACCGTGTCCAGGTGCGCATCCATTGCCAGAACGCGCTTTCCGGAGCCGATCCGGCCGAGGATGTTGCCCATTCCGTCGATACGGATCTCATCGAACCCGACGCTCTCCATTTCCTGCCGCACGCGCTCCACCACCGCGCGCTCATCCGCGCTCTCGGACGGAATGGCGATCATGTCGCGCAGAAACCGGACCATGTCAGGGGTGTACTCTTCGGCAAGCCTTGCGATGGCAGCGGCGTCAGGGAGCGTCATGGCAGTCTCCGATTGCGTGGATACCCCGCGCTCATCGCGGGGGAACCCGTGAATACACATCCGACCCGGCGGGTTGTCAAGCCGTCCCGGTCGCGATCCAGTTCGAAGCCCCGCCGCGGAGGACCGCTTCGGAGATTCTCACCACCAGATGGAATGGCCGAAGGTCCACTTCGCCCGCCGCATGACCGGAGACCGTCCCCGCGATATCACGCGGGTCAAATCGCAGCGCGAACCCCGTTCCCTCGTAGAGCGCGCCTTCGGGGTTCACCTCCACGAGGACTTCCTGCCCGGCGATACGAGCTCGCACGCGGATCCCGCCACCCCCCGGGTCTCCCGAAACCCCCACTGCGTGAAACCCGTCGGCGGGGGCCGCTTCCGCGAACGCCTCCGCGCTTCCGAAGAACCGGGGCTTTGCCAGATACGGCCCGCCATCCTCGGGACAGAACACATCGCAGTTTCCGCAGTCGTTGCAGAGATCCGCGAAGTTCCCGATCTGATTGGCCTTCTCCACCGGGAGAGGTTCGCCCGGGATGAGTTCCCATCCGGTGCTTGTCGCTCGAAGCACTCCGGTCGGGACCGGTTCGGCAGGCAACTCAAAGACGAAGTTGGCGGCGTTCGGGCAAGCGGGCAGGCACTTGTCGCAGTTGATGCAGTCGAAGAGGTGCAGCACGCTTCCGATCTTTCGTGGCGGCTTCGCGTTTTGTTCCTTTCGGTAGCGCGGATCCGCCGCCGCCCTCTTCGTGTACTCCCGCGTGTTCCGAAGTACGGCCTCGTCGCGCGGGCAATCTCCGGCCTCGCCGCGGACAAACTCGTCGATGGACCGGGCGCCAGCAGCCTCCATGCGCGTCTCCAGTTCGCGCAGGTACCCGGAGGCGCGAGCGTATCCTCCCGGTCGAAGGAGGTCGGTGCAGACCGTGACCGGCACCAGACCCAGCGATACCGCATCCGCGAAGTTCGCGCGGTCAATCCCGCCCGAAAAGGACACCGGAATGCCGGGCCCGAAGTGGTCGCGGAATCGACGCACAATCTCCATGGCGAGAACATGCAGCGGCGCACCGGAGAGATAAGCCTCGGGAGTCTCCGCAGGGAGAAACCCCGCGGAGTTCTCGACAAGGAGTGTGTTCGTGAACTTGACCCCGAAGCCCAACTCAAGGGATGAAGCCGTGGCGGACAGACGCTCCACCATCTGCGTCATGTCGTTCCAGGTCGTGTCCTTGCTAAAGGCACCCGGCGGTACTCGGATGTCCCGGTAGCCCATCACATCGTGAAGGAGGCGGTTCGTCTCATCCCGGCCGAGGAGCGTGGGGTTGAACTTCACCACGCAGTGCAGTTCGTGTTCGCGCAGCAGAAAGTCGACAATGCTCTCGATCTCATCCGGGGGGCACCCGTGGAATGTGCTCAGCGTCAGCGTGTCCGAGATGCATGTGGGGAGAGGGTCCGGAA
Proteins encoded in this window:
- a CDS encoding YgeY family selenium metabolism-linked hydrolase — encoded protein: MTLPDAAAIARLAEEYTPDMVRFLRDMIAIPSESADERAVVERVRQEMESVGFDEIRIDGMGNILGRIGSGKRVLAMDAHLDTVGVGDPSTWTRDPYRGELRDGTVYGRGAGDQEGGMASMVHGARIIRELGLDGDYQLWITGTVLEEDCDGLCWQYILREKVLEPEVVVITEPTLLGVYRGHRGRMEMEVRTQGLSCHGSAPERGVNAVYHMAPIIADIEKLNEDLAATADPFLGKGTVTISDIRSTSPSLCAVADSCTIHLDRRLTRGETLESAVAEIESLPGVAASGAVVTVLEYAREAYTGLTYPTKKYYPTWVLEEDDPVIVAAAQAARSVLGAEPVIDKWGFSTNGIATRGLFGVPTFGFGPGDEAHAHSPEDQCPVEHLTKAAAFYATFPLVYLDTVPA
- a CDS encoding glutamate synthase, whose amino-acid sequence is MPELRPRPFEALVTRAFQEPAERGSLFDLPAEKFHRGTAGLDLSVHFHGHRASTPLGPAAGPHTQMAQNMVLAWAGGCRILELKTVQINDRLTIPRPCIDMRTVGYNIEWSQELRLSESLEEYVKGALLIQMLSESGALSLPAGQGDTVYDMSVGYDLAGIRSAPVRRFLDGMKDASAVVARLVKETPRAFHRFLPDPLPTCISDTLTLSTFHGCPPDEIESIVDFLLREHELHCVVKFNPTLLGRDETNRLLHDVMGYRDIRVPPGAFSKDTTWNDMTQMVERLSATASSLELGFGVKFTNTLLVENSAGFLPAETPEAYLSGAPLHVLAMEIVRRFRDHFGPGIPVSFSGGIDRANFADAVSLGLVPVTVCTDLLRPGGYARASGYLRELETRMEAAGARSIDEFVRGEAGDCPRDEAVLRNTREYTKRAAADPRYRKEQNAKPPRKIGSVLHLFDCINCDKCLPACPNAANFVFELPAEPVPTGVLRATSTGWELIPGEPLPVEKANQIGNFADLCNDCGNCDVFCPEDGGPYLAKPRFFGSAEAFAEAAPADGFHAVGVSGDPGGGGIRVRARIAGQEVLVEVNPEGALYEGTGFALRFDPRDIAGTVSGHAAGEVDLRPFHLVVRISEAVLRGGASNWIATGTA